A window of Methanobacterium formicicum genomic DNA:
ACCGTCTCAATAGTATTACTGATTTTTTCGTGTTGAGTTATTTCTTTAGTTTTGAACTATATACAGAATTTATAGTTAGTCTAATCAATGTTTACCTTGTATTTTCCTTACAATCCTTCTGTATATTAAAAAAAATTATTGTAATTAATGGTAGGCCGATACCAGTTTATATACTTATGTGTGTCATGGGTGGAGATGGTACCATTTCCTCCAGAACCATTATCTTTCAAGTATTTATGGGATATAACTAATAAAGTAAATGTAATGCAAGTTGAGGATAAGCAGAAACTTAGAAAGAGGATATGGGGAGTTCTTGAGGATAATGATCATTTAAGAACTTCCAAATCATGTTTTGGGAGAATCCCAAACTTCAAAGGAGCATACCAGGCCGCTGAAAGATTAAGAAAGACCAAAGAATGGCAGGATGCCCTGACGGTTTTTTCCAGTCCAGATTCAGCCCTGGTTGATGTTCGTAGGAACGCCCTGGTTGATGGTAAGGTACTGGTAATGGCCACTCCCCAACTTAAAGAGGGATATCTACTCCTGGATCCCGGGAAGATCAGGGGTCAAGAGGAAATCGCCTCTACTATAGATGGTGCTTTCCAGTTGGGAGAGAGAATTAAAAGTTTTCCTCAGGTGGATCTGGTGGTTGAAGGTTCTCTGGGTGTGGATATTCAGGGCAACCGCTTGGGAAAAGGAAAGGGATTTGCTGACCAGGAACTGGCATTTCTAAAACAAGAAGGAGTTATTGGGGCGAAAACACCCATCTGCACTCCGGTACATCCCCGACAGATAGTGAGTCTGGTGCCAGTGGAAGCCCACGATGAGGGTATAAACATGATCACCACTCCCGAAATGGTTATCAGGATGGATATTATATCTTTAGTGGATTTTCACGTCTAAAAAACATTTCACCATCAATTCTTAAAAAATTAAAACTTTAAAAAAATAGGTTGTTAAATTTCCCTGAGAAATCTAAAGTAATTCCATGAATCGTTCCATGTCCAGTTTTTTCACATCTTCAATGGTTTCCATACCGTATTTTTTATAGAGAAATTTCCAGTCCTGGTCTATGAGGAATTCATGGAACTCTTCCGGGGTGAATGATCTGGGGTTGTTTTTCATATCCTCCAGTTCCATTATACAATTTTGCAAAAGTTCTTCAGAGTCATCCAGCTTTAGGAGTTTATTTAACCACCCCACCGGTGATTTTTTATCTTCCAAGTCAATCCCCTGGTAGTAAAAGTTTTTATATCCTTTTTCCTGGGAAATAAATCTCCTGATGATTAACAGCTTTTCCTGAAGTTCTTCTATCTCTAGGGCAGTAAGTTCCACACACGCACCATCCATTTATTCACTCTGTTTAGCTATCAAGTCCTGGATACTATCCCGCTTACGGTAAGCCATCCCCTGGAATATGGCTACCAGATCACCGGTTTCATCGCATATATCCACGGTGTAACTGCCAATTCTCCCTCCACTTGATAATTCACGGGCCTTTGCAGTTAATTTCCCGCTTGATATCGCTTTAAGGTAGGATATATTGGCATTGATGGCCACGGTAACTGTTCCATGGGAATTAGCTGCCAGGGCGAAGGTAAAATCACCAAGGGTGAACAAAGCCCCTCCGTGAACAGTTCCCACCCCATTAAGGTGCATTTCCTCTACTTCCATGGTGGCAGTGGCTTTTCCTGGGGAAACACTCACCACTTCGATGTTACTCAGCTGGGCATAACGGTCCTTCTCAAAGAATTTCAAGATTTCATCCATTTTAAAACCTTACTTCATTTTTTAAACATTACCTTCATTAACCTACTTCATTTTAAAAAATTTAATTTCTGTTTGTATAATGAATCAGATACTATTATATAAATAAACTCATTTTTAAATAAACTCATATCAGGTGATATCATCCCCTATTCACTTTTTTATAGTTAAAAGGTTACACCTTCAGGATATATAAGAAAACATGAAAGCCATGCTATTACGGGTGGGGATTGATAAATCCAGTGACGGAGTTTTAGCTCCCATATTCCCGGATGGGAGCTTTGAATACATCCCCCTATCAGAAAAGGATGAAAAATCAACAGAAAACCGCAC
This region includes:
- a CDS encoding 5-formyltetrahydrofolate cyclo-ligase, with protein sequence MQVEDKQKLRKRIWGVLEDNDHLRTSKSCFGRIPNFKGAYQAAERLRKTKEWQDALTVFSSPDSALVDVRRNALVDGKVLVMATPQLKEGYLLLDPGKIRGQEEIASTIDGAFQLGERIKSFPQVDLVVEGSLGVDIQGNRLGKGKGFADQELAFLKQEGVIGAKTPICTPVHPRQIVSLVPVEAHDEGINMITTPEMVIRMDIISLVDFHV
- a CDS encoding PaaI family thioesterase, with the protein product MDEILKFFEKDRYAQLSNIEVVSVSPGKATATMEVEEMHLNGVGTVHGGALFTLGDFTFALAANSHGTVTVAINANISYLKAISSGKLTAKARELSSGGRIGSYTVDICDETGDLVAIFQGMAYRKRDSIQDLIAKQSE